In the Blattabacterium sp. (Blattella germanica) str. Bge genome, CCCGAAATAAAATACAAATTTTATTATTATTAAAATATTGATATTTTTTCCAGTCAATTCATCTATTTGACTCCAAAAAAATTGAATCATAAAAACGGCAAATATTGTCGAAAAAATAATGAAAAAAGGAGTTATAAATAAACGAATCATATATAGATCAAGTTTTTTTATTGGAATCATAACTTAGTCAGGTTCTGGAAGAAAGAAATATTCGTTTTTTTTATCATTTTTTTTGTAAAAATCAACGATTTTTTGAATATCTGATAAATCAATAAAGGGACATTGTAACCGAATCAATTCATTTCTATTAGAAAATAATAGATCTCCTTTTCCTATTAATTGTTCAGCTCCTGAACAATCTAATATGGTTCTAGAATCTATTTTAGAACTTACTCGAAATGCAATTCGTGCAGTGAAATTGGATTTGATTAATCCAGTAATAACATCAACGGATGGTCGTTGTGTTGCTATTATCAAATGAATACCTACAGCACGAGCCAGCTGAGCTAATCGAGTTATATATGTTTCTATTTGTTTTTTTTGATAAAAAGAAAAACTTAAGTCTGCAAATTCATCAATGATTAGTATGATATAAGGTAAATGATATTTTTGATTGTATTCTTGAATATTTCTAACCTTATATTTTTCTAAAAGAGCATATCTTTTATCCATCTCTTTACACAAAGAATTTAATATATTTTTTACTTGATGTAAATCTGTGATTATGGGTTCTATAGAATTGGGAATAGCCGCAAAATAAGATTTTGAAATTTTTTTGTATACAGATAATTCTACTTTTTTTGGATCAATCAAAATAAATTTGATATCTTCTGGATTCTTTTGATATAACAAAAAAATAATCATAACATTTAATCCTACGGATTTGCCTTGTCCAGTTGATCCTGCTATAAGTAAATGAGGCATTTTAGTTAAATCTATAACAAAAATTTTATTAAATACTGTTTTTCCTAAAGAAATCGGGAGTTCCATTTCATGACTCATTTTGTGACTTTCTTCTGAAAAAAGAATGTCTTTCATATAAACAGGATAACGATTATGATTCGGAATTTCTATTCCAATGGATCCTTTTCCAGGCATGGGAGCTATAATTCTTATGGATATAGCAGATAAATTTAAGGCGATTTCATTTTTTAAATTTTTTATTTTTGAGATTCTTGTTCCTACCTTAGGATAAATTTCATACAAAATGATAGTAGGTCCTATAATCGCTTTTATTTGACATATTTCTATTTTATAATAGTTAAGTACTTGGACTATTTTTTTTTTATTAGAATCTATTTCTAGGTTATTCACTGATATGGAAGAAAAATCTTTTTTAGAAAAAATAGAATGGAGAATGTTTTTATTTTTTGGACTGGATTCATTCGTTTTTTTCAATGGTCTATTAACAATCTTTGTATTTAAAAAAAAATTGCACAATTTATTGCACAATTTGAAGATTGTATCTGTTTCTTCGTAAGATTGTATTTTTTGTGGAATTCCATTTTTTGGAGGATTCATACGAAAAATAATGATAAAGTAAAAAATAATACTCGTAAAAATAAGTATATATGATCCTATTTTTCCAAATAAATGGATCAACAAATTCCCTATTTCAAATCCAAAAATTCCACTAAATATTCCTTGATCAGGAATAACAAGATAAAAAGTTATTGGAAGCCATATACTAAAAAATATAAATTTACATATTGTTGATTTATAAAAATCATTCAATAGTTTTTTTCTTACAAAAAGAATTCTTAATCCTGTGATAAACAGTAATATAGGAACAAAAAACACACTAATTCCTATTCCACAGTAAATGAAATAGTGAGAGACTACAGCCCCCATTTTTCCAAGTAAATTTTCTGCTATGATTTCTTTATCAAAAAGTTTTTCCAATTGGCTTTGATCATTTTTCCAATGAAAAAGGAAAGAAAAAAAACTTAATAACAAAAAAGACTACTTACCAATAAAAAAATCCTAAAAAAGTTCTAATAGTTTGATTTTCGTTTTTTCTTTTTTTTTGTAGCTATTTTTTTTTGTAATTTTTTTTGTTACATTGAAATAAATTAAATATTTTTTCTAAAAATGAAAAAAACAAAAATGATTTTATTTATTATTTTTTTAGGTATTTTTTATTCTTTTCATAGTTATAGTTTCGCTTTCGCTGATGAAAAAAACTCAAAAAAAAATGAAAATTATCACTTTAACATGTTTGTAGATTTTAGGAGTAGTATTCATTCTGCAGTAAAAAAAGAATTTTTTGAGGGATCTCGTTTTTCTGAAGACCATTTGAATTTAGAAGTGATAGGAAAAGCAAATGACAAAATCAGTTATCGTTTTGCAAAAAAATTGAATCATAATAATAGAATAGTTGATTTAGCTTATTTAAAATATAAGTGGAATGATAAACTTTACTTTTTGATCGGAAAACAACCAACTTCTTTTGGAAGCATGGAATATGCTAATGGGTTCTATGAATCACCATATAGGTATACAAATGTATATAAAAATAAGGAGAATCCTATTGGAATCAATTTTATTTATCTTCCAATCAAAAATCATGAATTACAATTTCAAATTGTAAATAGCATACCAAATAATAGGGATAATAAGGAAGAAAGTCCAATTCAAAAAGTGAATAATCCTATGGGTTATTCTGTGAATTGGAATTGGAGTTTTTTCAAAAATAGAATTTTACAAAATAGATGGTCATATTCTATTTTTCAAGAAAATGAAAATAAAAAATTTTGGAAATTGTTAGCTTTAGGGAGTAAGTTAAATTTCAAACTTTTTTCCATAGAAGCAGATTACATATTAAGTGATGAAGACATAGAAAAAAATGGCGATATAACAAAAATTTTTCATTCATGGAATTCTGATTATAAAAATGCAGCAGCTGTAAAATATGGAACTTATTTAGTAAAATTGAAATACAATTTGATTCCAAAATGGAATTTGATTGCCAAAGGAGTATATGAAATGGGAACTTCTAAAAAAGCAATCAATAATATTTTGGATGAAAATAAATTGTTCAAAAAAGCATATACTTATTATGGAGGTATAGAATTTATTCCTTCAATCAAAAATGAAGATCTTAGTTTTCATTTTTTGTATCAAAATCAAAGAATTAATTACAGTTTAGATCAAATTAAAAAAGAAAATAAGAACAATCATTTTATCATGTTGGGATTGAGTTATCGTATTCAAATGATTTAATAATATTATTTGATTGATTGGTATGAAAATAGGACTTTATTTTGGATCATTTAATCCCATCCATTTAGGACATACAATTATTGCTAATCATATAACAGAATTTTTATATATAGATCATGTTTGGTTCGTTGTTTCTCCACAAAATCCATTAAAAAAAAAAAATCTTTTAGATTATGAACACCGCATGAGAATGGTTCAAATGGCTATTTTTGGTTATGAAAAAATGAGTGTTTTGGATATAGAATACGGATATTCTCCTTCTTATACAATTCATACATTGTCTAATATAGAGAAAAAATATCCTAAAAATCAATTTTTTCTTATCTTAGGACAAGATTCTTTTTCTTCTTTAAGAAAATGGAAAAATTATAAAATTATTTTGAACAAATATGATATTTTGGTTTATCCTAGACTTGGTTATTTCTCAGATTCTGTTTTTAAACGGAAAAATATAATTTTTTTGAAGGCTCCAATTATTGAATTATCATCTTCTTTTATTCGAGATTCTATTCAAAAAGGAAAAAATATGAAACCTATGCTTCATCCAGAAGTTTGGAATTATATGATAAAATATAAATTTTATAGAAAAAAATAAAATTATTTTTCCGTTTTTATTTATAGTATTCATGAGCTTTTTTTAATAATCTTATGAATTCAAGTTCTTCAAATATTTTTTTAATAGAGAGCCAATTTGGTTTTTTTACATGGAATTTTTCCTCATGAAAAGAAAAAAGTGGGATGTCTGTCACAATGGTAATTAATTTCTTGGATAAAAGACCTAAATTTTTGTTTTTTTCAAGATTTTTTTGAATCTTTCCCTTAAGATCATGAGTGGAATTTAACAATTTTTCAATGCTTCCATATTTTTGAATAAATTTTTTAGCATTTTTTTCTCCTATTCCTGGCAATCCTGGGATATTATCAGAAGGATCTCCCATCATACTCCATAAATCTATAACTTGTTTTGGATGGTTGACTCCAAATTTTTCTTTTATTTCCTCTATTCCGAATATTTTTTTTGGATTTCCTTTAAAAGGTGGTATGTAAACTTTAATATTTTCTGTGACCAATTGAAAAAAATCTTTGTCCAAGGTAATTATATAAATAATATATCCTTTATTTTCTGCTTTTTTAGCTATTGTTCCGATAATATCATCAGCTTCATATCCGTTTTTTGCATGCAAACAAGAAATTTGAAAGGTTTTTAAAATTTTTCTAATATAAGGAATTGCTATGCAAATAGCTTCTGGTATTTTTTTTCTATGTGCCTTATATTTATAATATTCTTTTTTTCGAAAAGAAATTTCTTGATTGTCATCAAAAATGGTAGCCATATAAGATGGTTTTTCATCATTTAATGTTTTGATCAAAAAATATGTAAAATTTATGATAGGTGAAGTATTGAGTCCTTTGGAAGTCAAAAGAGGCTTATTTATGTAAGCATAATAACTTTGATAAATAAGAGGATATGCATCTATTAAAAATAATTTTTTATTATTATTCATATTTTATAATTCTACTATGAAAAAATCAAATAAATATACAGTAACGGCTGCTTTACCTTATGCAAATGGACCGATCCACATAGGTCATTTAGCAGGAGTTTATTTTCCTGCAGATGTTTTTGTTCGTTATCTAAGACGAAAAAACAAAGATGTTATTTTTATATGCGGATCGGATGAACATGGAGTTCCTATTGCGATGCAAGCTAAAAGAGAAAAAAAAACACCTCAAGAAATAGTAAATAAGTATCATCACATGATTCAAGATTGTTTCACGAATTTTGGTATACAATTTGACAACTATTCCAGAACTTCTACAGAAATTCATTACGAAATTTCTACTTCTTTTTTCAAAAAACTTCATGAAAAAGAAAAAATTTTTGAAAAAGAGTCTGAACAATATTATGATGAAGAAGCTAAACAATTTTTAGCGGATAGGTATATATCCGGTCAATGTCCCCATTGTAAAAAAGAGGAAGCTTATGGAGATCAATGCGAAAATTGTGGAAGTTCATTAATTCCTGAAGATTTGATACATCCAAAATCTACCATAAGTGGCAGTTTTCCAGTTTTTAAAAAGACCAAACATTGGTATTTTCCTCTGAATGAATATCAAAAATTCTTGGAAAAATGGATTTTAATTAATCATCAAACAGATTGGAAAGTGAATGTATATGGACAAGCAAAATCTTGGTTAGATCAAGGATTAAAACCTCGTGCTATAACAAGAGATTTAAATTGGGGTGTTCCTGTTCCAATTTTGCAAGAAAAAGGAAAAGTATTGTATGTTTGGTTTGAAGCTCCTATTGGATATATATCGTCTACTATAGAATGGTCTAAACGAAAAAAGATAGATTGGAAACCTTATTGGAAAGATAAAAAAACTAAATTAATTCAGTTTATAGGAAAAGATAATATTGTTTTTCACTGCATTATTTTTCCAGTTATACTTAAAGCATATGATGGTGGATATATATTACCGGATAAAATATTAGCTAATGAATTTC is a window encoding:
- a CDS encoding DNA translocase FtsK; its protein translation is MLLSFFSFLFHWKNDQSQLEKLFDKEIIAENLLGKMGAVVSHYFIYCGIGISVFFVPILLFITGLRILFVRKKLLNDFYKSTICKFIFFSIWLPITFYLVIPDQGIFSGIFGFEIGNLLIHLFGKIGSYILIFTSIIFYFIIIFRMNPPKNGIPQKIQSYEETDTIFKLCNKLCNFFLNTKIVNRPLKKTNESSPKNKNILHSIFSKKDFSSISVNNLEIDSNKKKIVQVLNYYKIEICQIKAIIGPTIILYEIYPKVGTRISKIKNLKNEIALNLSAISIRIIAPMPGKGSIGIEIPNHNRYPVYMKDILFSEESHKMSHEMELPISLGKTVFNKIFVIDLTKMPHLLIAGSTGQGKSVGLNVMIIFLLYQKNPEDIKFILIDPKKVELSVYKKISKSYFAAIPNSIEPIITDLHQVKNILNSLCKEMDKRYALLEKYKVRNIQEYNQKYHLPYIILIIDEFADLSFSFYQKKQIETYITRLAQLARAVGIHLIIATQRPSVDVITGLIKSNFTARIAFRVSSKIDSRTILDCSGAEQLIGKGDLLFSNRNELIRLQCPFIDLSDIQKIVDFYKKNDKKNEYFFLPEPD
- a CDS encoding porin is translated as MKKTKMILFIIFLGIFYSFHSYSFAFADEKNSKKNENYHFNMFVDFRSSIHSAVKKEFFEGSRFSEDHLNLEVIGKANDKISYRFAKKLNHNNRIVDLAYLKYKWNDKLYFLIGKQPTSFGSMEYANGFYESPYRYTNVYKNKENPIGINFIYLPIKNHELQFQIVNSIPNNRDNKEESPIQKVNNPMGYSVNWNWSFFKNRILQNRWSYSIFQENENKKFWKLLALGSKLNFKLFSIEADYILSDEDIEKNGDITKIFHSWNSDYKNAAAVKYGTYLVKLKYNLIPKWNLIAKGVYEMGTSKKAINNILDENKLFKKAYTYYGGIEFIPSIKNEDLSFHFLYQNQRINYSLDQIKKENKNNHFIMLGLSYRIQMI
- the nadD gene encoding nicotinate (nicotinamide) nucleotide adenylyltransferase, encoding MKIGLYFGSFNPIHLGHTIIANHITEFLYIDHVWFVVSPQNPLKKKNLLDYEHRMRMVQMAIFGYEKMSVLDIEYGYSPSYTIHTLSNIEKKYPKNQFFLILGQDSFSSLRKWKNYKIILNKYDILVYPRLGYFSDSVFKRKNIIFLKAPIIELSSSFIRDSIQKGKNMKPMLHPEVWNYMIKYKFYRKK
- a CDS encoding 5'-3' exonuclease H3TH domain-containing protein; its protein translation is MNNNKKLFLIDAYPLIYQSYYAYINKPLLTSKGLNTSPIINFTYFLIKTLNDEKPSYMATIFDDNQEISFRKKEYYKYKAHRKKIPEAICIAIPYIRKILKTFQISCLHAKNGYEADDIIGTIAKKAENKGYIIYIITLDKDFFQLVTENIKVYIPPFKGNPKKIFGIEEIKEKFGVNHPKQVIDLWSMMGDPSDNIPGLPGIGEKNAKKFIQKYGSIEKLLNSTHDLKGKIQKNLEKNKNLGLLSKKLITIVTDIPLFSFHEEKFHVKKPNWLSIKKIFEELEFIRLLKKAHEYYK
- the metG gene encoding methionine--tRNA ligase, with product MKKSNKYTVTAALPYANGPIHIGHLAGVYFPADVFVRYLRRKNKDVIFICGSDEHGVPIAMQAKREKKTPQEIVNKYHHMIQDCFTNFGIQFDNYSRTSTEIHYEISTSFFKKLHEKEKIFEKESEQYYDEEAKQFLADRYISGQCPHCKKEEAYGDQCENCGSSLIPEDLIHPKSTISGSFPVFKKTKHWYFPLNEYQKFLEKWILINHQTDWKVNVYGQAKSWLDQGLKPRAITRDLNWGVPVPILQEKGKVLYVWFEAPIGYISSTIEWSKRKKIDWKPYWKDKKTKLIQFIGKDNIVFHCIIFPVILKAYDGGYILPDKILANEFLHLENKKISTSKNWAVWGHEYLEDFPNQQDTLRYILIANMPEKKDNNFNWKDFQRKNNTELVAILGNFVNRSLTLVKKYNNGIVPNPGILSIEDKKILKKIKNYPESIGDFIESYKFREALACFMNLAKLGNKYLTEEEPWKKEEKKRVETILYVSLQIVGMLAQLAEPFLPHTAKKLLDMLRLKTFFWNQIKEKILCPGHLLGNPTFLFEKVTNESIEKQLKKLEKIRNTR